The Coffea arabica cultivar ET-39 chromosome 9e, Coffea Arabica ET-39 HiFi, whole genome shotgun sequence genome has a window encoding:
- the LOC113709229 gene encoding protein DETOXIFICATION 46, chloroplastic isoform X2, whose product MNFSSTQTLHSRFLFVEAPKFDSFLPQSHFLPLLLNASPVPLLSTTHTPNSWKSCRRWRHHRRVMEPETSVGSTRDAPAVLSVEEEEQRAEEIVAVESDQREEFSADENLWNQMVEVVNFSGPAVGLWLCGPLMSLIDTAIIGQGSSVELAALGPGTVFIDNTSYVFMFLSIATSNLVATSLARQDKDEVQHQISNLLFIGLGCGVFMLVFTRLFGPWVLTAFIGAKNTDIIAASNTYVQIRGLAWPAILIGWIAQSSSLGMKDSWGPLNALAVASVINVIGDIVLCRGLDYGIAGAAWATMVSQVAAAYMMIRSLNAKGYNGFSMSIPSPNELVQIIMLAAPVFLTLISKVAFYSLLVYFATSMGTHTVAAHQVMIQLYCMCIVWGEPLSQTAQSFMPELIYGANQSRPKARTLLKSLVLIGALSGLILGFIGTSVPWWFPKIFSHDPLVIKEMHKVLFPFFLALSVNASMQSLEGTLLLLSSRGCGLRGCWFALVAFQWSLFSVALWRLTLPNGILYVEDLHSNQMDKLKVA is encoded by the exons ATGAATTTCTCTAGTACCCAAACTCTCCATTCGCGGTTCCTCTTCGTAGAAGCCCCTAAATTCGATTCTTTTCTCCCTCAATCCCATTTCTTACCACTTCTCCTGAACGCTTCCCCTGTTCCTCTGTTATCCACTACCCATACGCCCAATAGCTGGAAAAGTTGTCGTCGATGGCGTCATCATCGTCGAGTTATGGAACCGGAGACTTCAGTAGGGAGTACACGGGATGCACCTGCAGTTTTGTCTGTAGAAGAGGAAGAACAAAGAGCAGAAGAAATAGTAGCAGTAGAGTCTGATCAAAGAGAGGAATTTTCAGCTGATGAGAACCTTTGGAATCAGATGGTGGAGGTTGTGAATTTCTCTGGTCCGGCTGTTGGGTTATGGCTCTGTGGGCCGTTGATGAGTCTCATTGACACCGCCATTATTGGTCAAGGGAGCTCCGTTGAGCTTGCAGCTTTAG gtccaggaACTGTGTTCATTGACAATACTAGTTATGTGTTCATGTTCCTTTCAATTGCTACGTCCAATTTGGTTGCTACCTCACTTGCCAGGCAG GATAAAGATGAAGTGCAGCATCAGATATCTAATTTGCTTTTCATTGGGTTGGGTTGTGGTGTTTTTATGCTTGTCTTTACAAGATTATTTGGTCCCTGGGTGCTAACTG CTTTTATAGGGGCAAAAAATACAGATATTATAGCTGCATCAAACACTTATGTTCAG ATTCGAGGCTTAGCCTGGCCAGCAATACTAATTGGATGGATTGCTCAGAGCTCAAG CCTAGGCATGAAAGACTCCTGGGGACCTTTAAATGCTCTGGCTGTTGCCAGTGTTATTAACGTCATTGGTGATATAGTTTTATGCAGAGGCTTAGATTATGGTATTGCTGGGGCGGCTTGGGCAACAATGGTTTCACAA GTTGCTGCTGCTTATATGATGATTAGATCTCTGAATGCCAAGGGATATAATGGATTTTCCATGTCCATTCCGTCTCCTAATGAACTTGTGCAGATAATTATGCTTGCAGCCCCAGTTTTTTTAACACTCATATCAAAG GTGGCATTTTACTCCCTCCTCGTTTATTTTGCCACATCAATGGGCACGCATACAGTTGCCGCTCACCAG GTCATGATACAACTGTACTGTATGTGCATAGTATGGGGAGAACCTCTTTCTCAAACGGCACAGTCATTTATGCCTGAGTTGATATATGGAGCTAATCAAAGTAGACCTAAG GCACGAACACTCTTGAAGTCACTGGTGCTAATAGGAGCTTTAAGTGGACTAATACTTGGATTTATTGGGACATCAGTTCCCTGGTGGTTCCCCAAGATTTTTTCACACGATCCTCTTGTCATAAAGGAG ATGCATAAAGTGCTGTTTCCATTCTTTCTTGCACTATCTGTGAATGCAAGTATGCAAAGCCTTGAAGGAACTTTGCTG CTGTTGAGCAGCAGAGGATGTGGTTTGCGTGGGTGCTGGTTTGCTCTTGTTGCATTTCAATGG TCTTTATTTTCTGTTGCTCTATGGCGTCTTACCTTGCCAAATGGGATACTTTACGTGGAAGACTTGCATTCTAATCAGATGGATAAGCTGAAAGTAGCATAA
- the LOC113709229 gene encoding protein DETOXIFICATION 46, chloroplastic isoform X1, with product MNFSSTQTLHSRFLFVEAPKFDSFLPQSHFLPLLLNASPVPLLSTTHTPNSWKSCRRWRHHRRVMEPETSVGSTRDAPAVLSVEEEEQRAEEIVAVESDQREEFSADENLWNQMVEVVNFSGPAVGLWLCGPLMSLIDTAIIGQGSSVELAALGPGTVFIDNTSYVFMFLSIATSNLVATSLARQDKDEVQHQISNLLFIGLGCGVFMLVFTRLFGPWVLTAFIGAKNTDIIAASNTYVQIRGLAWPAILIGWIAQSSSLGMKDSWGPLNALAVASVINVIGDIVLCRGLDYGIAGAAWATMVSQVAAAYMMIRSLNAKGYNGFSMSIPSPNELVQIIMLAAPVFLTLISKVAFYSLLVYFATSMGTHTVAAHQVMIQLYCMCIVWGEPLSQTAQSFMPELIYGANQSRPKARTLLKSLVLIGALSGLILGFIGTSVPWWFPKIFSHDPLVIKEMHKVLFPFFLALSVNASMQSLEGTLLAVRDLKFISSSMSILFSLGALLLLLLSSRGCGLRGCWFALVAFQWSLFSVALWRLTLPNGILYVEDLHSNQMDKLKVA from the exons ATGAATTTCTCTAGTACCCAAACTCTCCATTCGCGGTTCCTCTTCGTAGAAGCCCCTAAATTCGATTCTTTTCTCCCTCAATCCCATTTCTTACCACTTCTCCTGAACGCTTCCCCTGTTCCTCTGTTATCCACTACCCATACGCCCAATAGCTGGAAAAGTTGTCGTCGATGGCGTCATCATCGTCGAGTTATGGAACCGGAGACTTCAGTAGGGAGTACACGGGATGCACCTGCAGTTTTGTCTGTAGAAGAGGAAGAACAAAGAGCAGAAGAAATAGTAGCAGTAGAGTCTGATCAAAGAGAGGAATTTTCAGCTGATGAGAACCTTTGGAATCAGATGGTGGAGGTTGTGAATTTCTCTGGTCCGGCTGTTGGGTTATGGCTCTGTGGGCCGTTGATGAGTCTCATTGACACCGCCATTATTGGTCAAGGGAGCTCCGTTGAGCTTGCAGCTTTAG gtccaggaACTGTGTTCATTGACAATACTAGTTATGTGTTCATGTTCCTTTCAATTGCTACGTCCAATTTGGTTGCTACCTCACTTGCCAGGCAG GATAAAGATGAAGTGCAGCATCAGATATCTAATTTGCTTTTCATTGGGTTGGGTTGTGGTGTTTTTATGCTTGTCTTTACAAGATTATTTGGTCCCTGGGTGCTAACTG CTTTTATAGGGGCAAAAAATACAGATATTATAGCTGCATCAAACACTTATGTTCAG ATTCGAGGCTTAGCCTGGCCAGCAATACTAATTGGATGGATTGCTCAGAGCTCAAG CCTAGGCATGAAAGACTCCTGGGGACCTTTAAATGCTCTGGCTGTTGCCAGTGTTATTAACGTCATTGGTGATATAGTTTTATGCAGAGGCTTAGATTATGGTATTGCTGGGGCGGCTTGGGCAACAATGGTTTCACAA GTTGCTGCTGCTTATATGATGATTAGATCTCTGAATGCCAAGGGATATAATGGATTTTCCATGTCCATTCCGTCTCCTAATGAACTTGTGCAGATAATTATGCTTGCAGCCCCAGTTTTTTTAACACTCATATCAAAG GTGGCATTTTACTCCCTCCTCGTTTATTTTGCCACATCAATGGGCACGCATACAGTTGCCGCTCACCAG GTCATGATACAACTGTACTGTATGTGCATAGTATGGGGAGAACCTCTTTCTCAAACGGCACAGTCATTTATGCCTGAGTTGATATATGGAGCTAATCAAAGTAGACCTAAG GCACGAACACTCTTGAAGTCACTGGTGCTAATAGGAGCTTTAAGTGGACTAATACTTGGATTTATTGGGACATCAGTTCCCTGGTGGTTCCCCAAGATTTTTTCACACGATCCTCTTGTCATAAAGGAG ATGCATAAAGTGCTGTTTCCATTCTTTCTTGCACTATCTGTGAATGCAAGTATGCAAAGCCTTGAAGGAACTTTGCTG GCTGTACGGGATTTGAAATTTATTAGTTCATCAATGAGCATACTTTTCTCTTTGGGTGCTCTTCTTTTGCTG CTGTTGAGCAGCAGAGGATGTGGTTTGCGTGGGTGCTGGTTTGCTCTTGTTGCATTTCAATGG TCTTTATTTTCTGTTGCTCTATGGCGTCTTACCTTGCCAAATGGGATACTTTACGTGGAAGACTTGCATTCTAATCAGATGGATAAGCTGAAAGTAGCATAA